The following coding sequences lie in one Rhizobium rhododendri genomic window:
- the tldD gene encoding metalloprotease TldD: protein MNTDLLTLFDTDETKLRSIVADALNGADDGELFVEHVQSESLTFDNGRMKGGSFNTEQGFGLRSVAGEAVGYAHAGDLSEAALKRAADAVGAVTRGYAGSYAAAPQRTNTRLYSDENPIGSPSFEDKAKLLQQIDSYLRDKDGKVRQVTASVAASWQVVDILRADGHRVRDIRPMTRINISVMVGDGDRQESGSYGTGGRVGFGDFITGDNWHYGADEALRQALVNLDALEAPAGTMDVVLGNGWPGVMLHEAVGHGLEGDFNRKKTSAFAGLMGEMVAAPGVTVVDDGTIENRRGSITIDDEGTPSAYNVLIENGKLVNYMQDRQNARLMGMQPTGNGRRQGYAHVPMPRMTNTFMLSGDKTPAEIIASVKKGIYAVSFGGGQVDITSGKFVFGCTEAYMIENGKIGAPIKGAMLIGNGPDAMKRVSMIGNDTSLDTGIGNCGKGGQWVPVGVGQPHLRMDQVTVGGTKA from the coding sequence ATGAACACCGATCTGCTTACCCTGTTCGACACCGACGAAACCAAGCTGCGCAGCATCGTCGCCGATGCGCTCAACGGCGCCGACGATGGCGAACTCTTCGTCGAACACGTCCAGTCGGAATCGCTGACATTCGACAACGGACGGATGAAGGGCGGCAGCTTCAACACCGAACAGGGCTTTGGCCTGCGCAGCGTCGCCGGCGAGGCGGTCGGCTATGCCCATGCCGGCGATCTCTCAGAAGCCGCCCTGAAGCGCGCGGCCGATGCGGTCGGCGCAGTGACGCGCGGCTATGCCGGCTCCTACGCCGCGGCCCCGCAGCGCACGAACACGCGGCTGTACAGCGACGAAAACCCGATCGGCAGCCCGAGCTTCGAGGACAAGGCCAAGCTCCTGCAGCAGATCGACAGCTATCTGCGCGACAAGGACGGCAAGGTCCGCCAGGTCACTGCATCGGTCGCCGCCTCCTGGCAGGTCGTCGACATCCTGCGCGCCGACGGCCACCGCGTCCGCGACATCCGACCGATGACGCGCATCAATATTTCAGTCATGGTCGGCGACGGCGACCGGCAGGAATCCGGCTCCTACGGCACGGGCGGCCGCGTCGGCTTTGGCGATTTCATCACCGGGGACAACTGGCACTACGGGGCCGACGAGGCGCTACGCCAGGCACTGGTCAACCTCGACGCCCTGGAAGCGCCGGCCGGCACGATGGATGTCGTGCTCGGCAATGGCTGGCCGGGCGTCATGCTGCACGAGGCCGTCGGACATGGGCTCGAAGGCGATTTCAACCGCAAGAAGACCTCCGCCTTTGCCGGGCTGATGGGTGAGATGGTCGCTGCGCCGGGAGTGACCGTCGTCGACGACGGCACCATCGAAAACCGCCGCGGCTCGATCACCATCGACGACGAAGGTACGCCGTCGGCCTACAACGTGCTGATCGAGAACGGCAAGCTGGTCAACTACATGCAGGATCGCCAGAACGCCCGGCTGATGGGCATGCAGCCGACCGGCAACGGCCGCCGGCAGGGATACGCCCACGTGCCGATGCCGCGCATGACCAACACCTTCATGCTGTCCGGCGACAAGACACCGGCCGAAATCATCGCGTCGGTCAAGAAGGGCATTTACGCAGTTTCCTTCGGCGGCGGCCAGGTCGACATCACCTCCGGCAAGTTCGTCTTCGGCTGCACCGAGGCCTACATGATCGAAAACGGCAAGATCGGCGCGCCGATCAAGGGCGCCATGCTGATCGGCAACGGCCCGGATGCGATGAAGCGCGTCTCGATGATCGGCAACGACACCAGCCTCGACACCGGCATCGGCAATTGCGGCAAAGGCGGCCAATGGGTCCCCGTCGGCGTCGGCCAGCCGCATCTGCGGATGGATCAGGTGACTGTGGGTGGGACGAAGGCTTAA
- a CDS encoding invasion associated locus B family protein, translating to MRFGLLAGFWVPRTVAAALLAWAVASVPATAQTTPAPQPAAPAPAPEAQPAPAPAPATPPPASSQAKTTFGAWTEVCGTADNSPNKKCVLMQSVVSQERPEMQISVAVSKAPGGKTGLLRVQAPLSVLLPNGLGLYIDGADIGNAYFARCFSDGCYAEVVLEEQLLGTLRKGTTATFTVFQTQEEGIGIPVDLKGFAEGYTALP from the coding sequence ATGCGGTTTGGTTTACTTGCCGGCTTTTGGGTACCCCGCACTGTCGCCGCGGCGCTTCTTGCATGGGCGGTCGCCAGCGTACCCGCCACGGCGCAGACGACGCCCGCCCCGCAACCGGCAGCGCCTGCCCCCGCCCCTGAAGCACAGCCGGCACCGGCTCCCGCACCCGCCACGCCTCCACCCGCTTCCAGCCAGGCGAAGACCACCTTCGGCGCCTGGACGGAAGTCTGCGGCACTGCGGACAACAGCCCCAACAAGAAATGCGTGCTGATGCAGAGCGTCGTGTCGCAGGAGCGGCCGGAGATGCAGATTTCGGTTGCCGTGTCCAAGGCGCCCGGCGGCAAGACCGGACTGCTCAGGGTACAGGCGCCGCTGAGCGTGCTGCTGCCGAACGGTCTCGGCCTGTACATCGATGGCGCCGACATCGGCAACGCCTATTTCGCCCGCTGCTTCTCGGATGGCTGCTACGCCGAAGTCGTGCTCGAGGAGCAATTGCTCGGCACCCTGCGCAAAGGCACGACCGCGACCTTCACCGTCTTCCAGACGCAGGAAGAAGGCATCGGCATTCCCGTCGACCTGAAAGGCTTTGCCGAAGGTTATACGGCCCTTCCCTGA
- a CDS encoding invasion associated locus B family protein, with the protein MGFRSLARLGLLAAGIAASASLPAFAQQPQTATPTPAPAQVPVQQVPVPQGGQQPPGTVQSMHGAWSVICDKPAGAQTNQCALMQNVIAEDRPEVGLSVVVLKTADRKAKILRVLAPLGVLLNPFQPTDGGLGLIVDGKDLGKTQFVRCFADGCYAEVALDDNLLKMLRSGSTAVFSVREAADKDKIGIPVDLKGFGEGYDVLP; encoded by the coding sequence ATGGGTTTTCGTTCCCTCGCGCGGCTTGGGTTGCTGGCGGCAGGCATCGCCGCTTCGGCTTCACTGCCCGCATTCGCCCAGCAGCCGCAGACCGCCACGCCGACACCGGCGCCGGCGCAGGTGCCTGTACAACAAGTGCCTGTGCCGCAGGGCGGACAGCAGCCGCCCGGCACCGTCCAGTCGATGCACGGCGCATGGTCTGTGATCTGCGACAAGCCTGCCGGCGCCCAGACCAACCAGTGCGCGCTGATGCAGAATGTGATCGCCGAGGACCGGCCGGAGGTCGGGCTTTCCGTCGTGGTGCTGAAAACGGCCGACCGCAAGGCGAAGATCCTGCGCGTGCTGGCGCCGCTCGGCGTTCTGCTCAATCCTTTCCAGCCGACCGATGGTGGCCTCGGGCTGATCGTCGATGGAAAAGACCTCGGCAAGACGCAATTCGTGCGCTGTTTTGCCGATGGCTGCTATGCGGAAGTCGCTTTGGACGATAATCTTTTGAAAATGCTGCGCTCCGGATCAACTGCGGTCTTTTCCGTACGCGAGGCTGCGGATAAGGATAAGATCGGTATCCCCGTCGATCTCAAGGGATTTGGCGAAGGCTACGATGTCCTGCCGTGA
- the coxB gene encoding cytochrome c oxidase subunit II, with protein MKRTNAVLASLACLLFTTRSFADQPMPWQMGMQPSATPIMSQVRWFEQYTLWFIVPITLFVLALLIIVMIKFRASKNPVPSRTSHNTLIEVAWTIGPVLVLLFLAVPSFDLLTAQLTFPKNPDVTVKVTGTQWQWNYEYENTGDTPLAFDSYMLKDPDRAASGKTDKAIYPRLLAVDNELVLPVNKVVRVLVTAAPTDVIHSFSMPSFAIKTDAVPGRLNETWFKAEREGMFYGQCSELCGKDHAFMPIAIRIVSEDRYKQWLTVASSDLGKANKALMAEVDTPSKTVDVAANVAQ; from the coding sequence ATGAAGAGGACCAATGCAGTTCTGGCGTCGCTCGCCTGTCTGCTCTTTACGACCCGTAGTTTCGCCGATCAACCGATGCCGTGGCAGATGGGGATGCAGCCCTCGGCAACGCCGATCATGAGCCAGGTGCGATGGTTCGAGCAATATACGCTCTGGTTCATCGTGCCGATTACGCTGTTCGTGCTGGCCCTCCTCATCATCGTCATGATCAAGTTTCGCGCCAGCAAGAACCCCGTCCCATCGCGCACCAGCCACAACACGCTGATCGAAGTCGCATGGACCATCGGACCGGTGCTGGTGTTGCTGTTCCTTGCCGTCCCATCCTTCGACCTTCTGACCGCGCAGCTGACATTCCCGAAAAATCCCGACGTCACCGTCAAGGTCACGGGGACGCAGTGGCAGTGGAACTACGAATACGAGAACACCGGCGATACGCCGCTGGCCTTTGACTCCTACATGCTGAAGGATCCGGACCGCGCCGCATCCGGCAAGACTGACAAGGCGATCTATCCGCGCCTGCTTGCCGTTGACAACGAACTCGTGCTGCCGGTCAACAAGGTCGTCCGCGTGCTGGTGACGGCGGCGCCGACCGATGTCATCCATTCCTTTTCCATGCCGTCATTCGCCATCAAGACCGACGCCGTGCCCGGCCGCCTGAACGAGACCTGGTTCAAGGCCGAGCGTGAAGGCATGTTCTACGGCCAGTGTTCGGAGCTCTGCGGCAAGGACCATGCGTTCATGCCGATTGCCATCCGGATCGTCTCCGAGGACAGATACAAGCAATGGCTGACCGTCGCCTCGAGCGACCTGGGCAAGGCCAACAAGGCGCTTATGGCCGAGGTCGACACGCCGTCTAAGACGGTCGATGTCGCCGCGAACGTCGCGCAGTAA